Proteins encoded within one genomic window of Couchioplanes caeruleus:
- a CDS encoding TetR/AcrR family transcriptional regulator codes for MTDPDRVLPLLWRHRNPPAPARTGRPPRLTVDEVVTAGIAIADAEGLEATSMARVAARLDVGTMTLYTYVPSRSELVELMVDAVLGGRELPGPDDERPPDWRDRIHLYADRTRAMYRAHPWLSRVSTIRPPLGPGTFREREYILSAVKDAGLPLERVNEAAVAIGMFVTAAARQEGENVLLHRATGQTNDAWWHARDRFWADWFDVEQHPTMTRVWHADGFGGGTEEQAEAAFAYGLRLMLDGIAADRPRRGRKD; via the coding sequence GTGACGGATCCGGACCGGGTGCTGCCCCTGCTGTGGCGCCACCGCAATCCTCCGGCGCCGGCGCGGACCGGCAGGCCGCCGCGGCTCACCGTGGACGAGGTGGTGACGGCCGGCATCGCGATCGCCGACGCGGAGGGCCTCGAGGCGACCTCGATGGCCCGGGTCGCCGCGCGCCTCGACGTGGGGACGATGACGCTCTACACCTACGTACCGTCGCGCTCGGAGCTCGTCGAGCTCATGGTGGACGCGGTGCTCGGCGGTCGCGAGTTGCCGGGCCCCGACGATGAGCGACCGCCGGACTGGCGTGACCGGATCCACCTCTACGCGGACCGCACCCGGGCGATGTACCGGGCCCATCCCTGGCTCAGCCGGGTGTCCACGATCCGCCCTCCGCTCGGCCCGGGCACGTTCCGCGAGCGCGAGTACATCCTGTCCGCGGTGAAGGACGCAGGGCTACCGCTGGAACGGGTCAACGAGGCCGCGGTGGCGATCGGCATGTTCGTCACCGCGGCCGCCCGGCAGGAGGGCGAGAACGTGCTACTGCACCGGGCGACCGGGCAGACGAACGACGCGTGGTGGCACGCACGCGACCGGTTCTGGGCAGACTGGTTCGACGTCGAGCAGCATCCGACCATGACCCGGGTCTGGCACGCGGACGGTTTCGGCGGCGGCACGGAGGAACAGGCCGAGGCGGCATTCGCCTACGGCCTGCGACTGATGCTGGACGGGATCGCGGCCGACCGGCCCCGGCGCGGGAGAAAGGACTAG
- a CDS encoding NUDIX hydrolase, which produces MTETVRAAGGVLWRPADDGIEICVVHRPYLRDWSLPKGKLDGSEHALAAAVREVLEETGVRGEPQLRLPGVAYTMPGGVPKTVDFWLLRAGDGPAVDPQDPTEVDAVVWLPPREAIARLSYPDDRRLVEHVVTLPPVTGLTLLIRHAHAGRRKDFAGDDALRPVDDRGRAEAETMAAAAAVFAPQRLIAATPLRCRQTLEPLATRLGLPIATESTFAEPGDPAELPARVKAAAARLVELRDGRRTAICSQGKVIPSLLALLDGADDPAPYKTPKGDGWVLTWSGDRLVALSRI; this is translated from the coding sequence GTGACGGAGACAGTCCGCGCCGCCGGTGGGGTGCTGTGGCGCCCGGCCGACGACGGGATCGAGATCTGCGTCGTGCACCGGCCGTACCTTCGGGATTGGAGCCTGCCCAAGGGCAAGCTGGACGGGTCCGAGCATGCGCTCGCCGCGGCGGTGCGCGAGGTGCTGGAGGAGACCGGCGTCCGCGGCGAGCCCCAACTTCGGCTGCCCGGTGTGGCGTACACGATGCCCGGCGGTGTGCCGAAGACGGTGGACTTCTGGTTGCTGCGGGCCGGCGACGGACCGGCCGTGGATCCGCAGGATCCGACGGAGGTCGACGCCGTGGTGTGGCTGCCGCCGCGCGAGGCCATCGCCCGGCTGAGCTATCCGGACGACCGCCGCCTGGTCGAGCACGTCGTCACCCTGCCACCGGTGACCGGGCTGACCCTGCTGATCCGGCACGCCCACGCGGGCCGGCGCAAAGATTTCGCCGGCGACGACGCGCTGCGGCCGGTCGACGACCGGGGCCGGGCCGAGGCGGAGACGATGGCCGCGGCCGCCGCCGTCTTCGCTCCGCAACGGCTGATCGCGGCGACGCCGCTGCGCTGCCGACAGACGCTCGAGCCGCTCGCCACCCGGCTGGGCCTGCCGATCGCCACGGAGTCGACCTTCGCCGAACCCGGCGACCCCGCCGAGCTCCCGGCACGCGTGAAGGCCGCGGCGGCGCGGCTGGTCGAGCTGCGCGACGGCCGGCGTACGGCGATCTGCAGCCAGGGCAAGGTCATCCCGAGCCTGCTGGCGCTGCTCGACGGCGCGGACGACCCGGCGCCCTACAAGACGCCGAAGGGCGACGGCTGGGTGCTCACCTGGTCGGGCGACCGGCTCGTGGCGCTGAGCCGGATCTGA
- a CDS encoding NAD(P)H-binding protein, giving the protein MKILVTGATGGVGRLVVDELLALGATDVRALTVNPTRAGLPAGVEVVTGFLGRPASVPAALAGVDRMYLAPLIETNAEVCRMAAAAGVRRIVDMAGAKGDHWQAIEDGVEACGVPYVHLEPGEFMSNADLWAGQIRAGDVVRDGYGSAANAPIAHADIAAVAARCLLEDGHEGRSYELTGPESLTRRERVSLIGAALGRELTYVDLPHDELVQELEASMGEYAAWYADGLRLLAEHPQRAVPTVAKLIGRPATTFAAWARAHAALFGA; this is encoded by the coding sequence ATGAAGATCCTGGTGACGGGTGCGACCGGAGGCGTCGGTCGGCTGGTCGTGGACGAGCTGCTGGCGCTCGGCGCCACCGACGTGCGGGCGCTCACGGTGAATCCGACGAGAGCCGGGCTGCCCGCCGGGGTGGAGGTGGTCACCGGCTTCCTGGGCAGGCCGGCGAGCGTTCCGGCGGCGCTCGCCGGCGTGGACCGGATGTATCTCGCCCCGCTGATCGAGACGAACGCCGAGGTCTGCCGAATGGCGGCCGCCGCGGGGGTGCGGCGGATCGTCGACATGGCCGGCGCCAAGGGCGACCACTGGCAGGCCATCGAGGACGGGGTGGAGGCGTGCGGGGTGCCGTACGTGCATCTCGAGCCGGGCGAGTTCATGTCCAACGCCGATCTGTGGGCCGGCCAGATCCGTGCCGGGGACGTGGTTCGCGACGGCTACGGCTCGGCCGCCAACGCGCCGATCGCCCACGCGGACATCGCGGCGGTGGCGGCACGCTGCCTGCTCGAGGACGGTCACGAGGGGCGTTCGTACGAGCTGACCGGCCCGGAGTCGCTGACCCGCCGCGAACGCGTGTCCCTGATCGGCGCGGCGCTGGGACGCGAACTGACCTACGTCGACCTGCCCCACGACGAGCTGGTGCAGGAGCTGGAGGCGAGCATGGGCGAGTACGCCGCCTGGTATGCCGACGGCCTTCGGCTTCTGGCGGAGCACCCGCAACGCGCGGTGCCCACGGTGGCCAAATTGATCGGACGCCCGGCCACCACCTTCGCCGCCTGGGCGCGCGCTCACGCGGCGCTCTTCGGGGCGTAG
- the leuD gene encoding 3-isopropylmalate dehydratase small subunit — MEKFITHTGKVMPLRRSDVDTDQIIPAVYLKRVTRTGFEDGLFSAWRDDPSFVLNNPAHTGATILVAGPDFGTGSSRQHAVWALRDWGFKVVVAARFGDIFRGNALKEGLLPVQLDQKAVEALWEMADSEPEKRITVDLVERQVRVDDAAWSFPIDDFSRWRLMEGLDDIGLTLRHEEAITSYEKGRPTYKPVVV; from the coding sequence ATGGAGAAGTTCATCACCCACACCGGCAAGGTCATGCCCCTGCGTCGCTCCGATGTGGACACCGATCAGATCATCCCGGCCGTGTACCTGAAGCGGGTCACCCGGACCGGATTCGAGGACGGGCTCTTCAGTGCCTGGCGTGACGATCCGTCGTTCGTTCTGAACAACCCGGCGCACACCGGGGCGACGATCCTGGTCGCCGGACCCGACTTCGGCACCGGTTCCTCGCGCCAGCACGCCGTCTGGGCCCTACGGGACTGGGGTTTCAAGGTTGTCGTCGCCGCCCGCTTCGGCGACATCTTCCGCGGCAACGCCCTCAAGGAGGGTCTGCTGCCGGTGCAGCTCGACCAGAAGGCGGTCGAGGCGCTCTGGGAGATGGCCGACAGCGAGCCGGAGAAGCGGATCACCGTGGACCTCGTCGAGCGCCAGGTACGGGTGGACGATGCCGCCTGGAGCTTCCCGATCGACGACTTCAGTCGCTGGCGCCTCATGGAGGGCCTCGACGACATCGGACTGACCCTGCGCCACGAGGAGGCGATCACCTCGTACGAGAAAGGCCGCCCCACCTACAAGCCGGTCGTCGTCTGA
- a CDS encoding N-acyl homoserine lactonase family protein, with amino-acid sequence MTDLQVRRVDFGYFIRSAAETGTGSPRVEPCLGYLIDHPDGALLVDTGIGAHPAVEARYRPRRIPLVDALAAVGRRPDDVRHIVNCHLHFDHCGGNPELPGRPIFTQRAELEPARTKEHYTLPELIDSSGARYVELDDEAEVLPGVVIVPTPGHTAGHQSVVVRRRDGTVVVAGQSHDHATAFTGDVPAGRARADGAGSPLPVPPDWVARLLEFDPARVVFAHDNAVWTP; translated from the coding sequence GTGACGGATCTCCAGGTGCGCCGTGTCGACTTCGGCTATTTCATCCGCTCCGCCGCCGAGACAGGGACCGGGTCGCCGCGGGTCGAGCCCTGTCTCGGATACCTGATCGACCATCCCGACGGCGCGCTGCTCGTCGACACCGGCATCGGTGCTCACCCCGCAGTCGAGGCTCGCTACCGACCGCGGCGGATCCCGCTGGTGGACGCGCTCGCTGCGGTGGGGCGCCGGCCCGACGACGTACGGCACATCGTCAACTGCCACCTCCATTTCGACCACTGCGGCGGCAACCCCGAGCTACCCGGAAGGCCGATCTTCACGCAGCGGGCGGAACTCGAGCCGGCGCGGACGAAGGAGCATTACACCCTGCCCGAGCTGATCGACTCGTCCGGCGCCCGCTACGTCGAGCTGGACGACGAGGCGGAAGTCCTGCCGGGCGTGGTCATCGTGCCCACTCCCGGCCACACCGCCGGGCACCAGTCGGTGGTCGTGCGCCGCCGGGACGGCACCGTGGTGGTCGCCGGGCAGAGCCACGACCACGCGACCGCGTTCACCGGCGACGTGCCGGCCGGGCGGGCGCGCGCCGACGGCGCGGGGTCACCGCTGCCCGTTCCGCCGGACTGGGTGGCCCGCCTGCTGGAGTTCGATCCGGCACGTGTCGTCTTCGCGCATGACAACGCGGTGTGGACCCCCTGA
- a CDS encoding HU family DNA-binding protein encodes MNKAELIEALAARLGDRKTATAALDAVISEVQTAVTKGDRVAITGFGVFEKRARNARTARNPRTGEPVKVKKTSVPAFKPGTGFREMVASGKVAKAAAAKKTTATKATATKATATRATATKAAATKATATKATAAKKTAAKAAPVKAAATKTAAAKKTTAAKSTATKATAAKSTAAKATATKATATKATAAKKTAAKAAPVKAAATKTAAAKKTTAKATPAKKTATKTAAATKSAPARKTAARKTTAAAKATPASKATTARATPARKTR; translated from the coding sequence GTGAACAAGGCCGAGCTCATCGAGGCGCTCGCCGCCCGACTGGGGGACCGGAAGACGGCGACAGCGGCGCTGGACGCGGTGATCAGCGAAGTGCAGACCGCCGTCACCAAGGGCGACCGGGTCGCCATCACCGGTTTCGGTGTCTTCGAGAAGCGGGCGCGAAATGCGCGCACGGCTCGGAATCCACGCACCGGCGAACCAGTCAAGGTGAAGAAGACGTCCGTCCCCGCCTTCAAGCCCGGCACGGGTTTCCGGGAGATGGTCGCCAGCGGCAAGGTGGCCAAGGCCGCCGCCGCCAAGAAGACGACGGCCACGAAGGCCACCGCCACGAAGGCGACCGCCACCAGGGCCACCGCCACGAAGGCGGCCGCCACGAAGGCGACCGCCACCAAGGCGACGGCGGCGAAGAAGACCGCCGCCAAGGCCGCTCCGGTCAAGGCGGCCGCCACCAAGACGGCGGCGGCGAAGAAGACCACCGCCGCCAAGTCGACGGCGACGAAGGCCACCGCGGCCAAGTCGACCGCCGCCAAGGCCACCGCCACGAAGGCGACCGCCACCAAGGCGACGGCGGCGAAGAAGACCGCCGCCAAGGCCGCTCCGGTCAAGGCGGCCGCCACCAAGACGGCGGCGGCCAAGAAGACCACGGCCAAGGCCACGCCGGCGAAGAAGACCGCCACCAAGACGGCGGCCGCCACCAAGTCGGCCCCGGCCCGCAAGACGGCCGCCCGCAAGACCACGGCGGCGGCCAAGGCCACTCCGGCCAGCAAGGCCACCACGGCGCGGGCGACGCCCGCGCGCAAGACCCGCTGA
- a CDS encoding IclR family transcriptional regulator: MSGVGVLDKAVVILAACVDGASLAELVERTKLPRATAHRLAQALEIHRMLVRDTQGRWRPGPRLGELANAAPDVLLTAAEPLLSALRDATGESAQLYLRRADERICVAAAERASGLRDTVPVGSVLPMVAGSAAQILLAWEPPEAVMPLLPRCKFTGRTLAEVRRRGWAQSVAEREPGVASVSAPIRDRTGRVIAAISISGPIERLGRRPGERHAMAVVRAGQRLSGL, translated from the coding sequence ATGAGCGGTGTCGGCGTTCTCGACAAGGCAGTGGTCATCCTCGCGGCCTGTGTCGACGGCGCGAGCCTGGCCGAACTCGTCGAGCGCACGAAGCTTCCCCGGGCGACCGCGCACCGGCTGGCACAGGCCCTGGAGATCCACCGGATGCTGGTCCGGGACACCCAGGGACGCTGGAGACCCGGACCGCGCCTCGGCGAACTGGCGAACGCGGCACCCGACGTGCTGCTGACCGCGGCCGAGCCGCTGCTGTCGGCGCTGCGCGACGCGACCGGTGAGAGCGCGCAGCTCTACCTGCGCCGCGCCGACGAGCGCATCTGCGTGGCGGCGGCGGAGCGGGCGAGCGGCCTGCGCGACACGGTGCCGGTCGGTTCGGTGCTGCCGATGGTGGCCGGTTCGGCGGCGCAGATCCTGCTCGCCTGGGAGCCGCCCGAGGCGGTCATGCCGCTGCTGCCGCGATGCAAGTTCACCGGGCGCACGCTGGCGGAGGTCCGGCGTCGCGGCTGGGCGCAGAGCGTGGCGGAGCGGGAGCCGGGTGTGGCAAGCGTCTCGGCGCCGATCCGGGACCGGACGGGGCGGGTGATCGCGGCCATCTCCATCAGCGGCCCGATCGAGCGCCTCGGCCGCCGCCCCGGCGAGCGGCACGCGATGGCCGTGGTCCGCGCGGGACAGCGCCTCAGCGGCCTGTAG
- a CDS encoding fumarylacetoacetate hydrolase family protein — MRFARFVHAGGVSFGVVEGEAQPGAQGLTIAEIDSIPFQNVRFTGQRWAIADVRLLAPIFSSKVIGVGRNYADHAAEMGNEVPKEPLIFIKPSTSVIGPNDAVRIPPVTRQVEHEGELAVVIGASGARRVDRAGAAKAIFGYTVGNDVTARDLQRSDPQWTRAKGFDSFCPLGPWIETELDVSDLEVRCEVGRNPEEMEVRQLGRTKDMVFDVPSLVSYVSHVMTLLPGDVILTGTPAGVGPLVAGDTVSVSVQGIGELRNPVVSLD, encoded by the coding sequence GTGCGTTTCGCTCGTTTTGTTCATGCCGGTGGCGTGTCCTTCGGCGTCGTCGAGGGTGAGGCGCAGCCGGGCGCCCAGGGCTTGACGATTGCCGAGATCGACAGCATCCCGTTCCAGAACGTCCGCTTCACCGGACAGCGCTGGGCGATCGCCGACGTCCGGCTGCTGGCCCCGATCTTCTCCAGCAAGGTGATCGGCGTCGGGCGCAACTATGCCGACCACGCGGCCGAGATGGGCAACGAGGTGCCCAAGGAGCCGCTGATCTTCATCAAGCCGTCGACCTCGGTCATCGGGCCGAACGACGCCGTCCGCATTCCGCCGGTCACCCGGCAGGTCGAGCACGAGGGCGAGCTGGCCGTCGTGATCGGCGCCAGCGGTGCCCGCCGCGTGGACCGCGCGGGCGCCGCGAAGGCCATCTTCGGCTACACCGTCGGCAACGACGTCACGGCGCGCGACCTGCAACGCAGCGACCCGCAGTGGACCCGGGCGAAGGGCTTCGACTCGTTCTGCCCGCTGGGGCCGTGGATCGAGACCGAGCTGGACGTGAGCGACCTGGAGGTGCGGTGCGAGGTGGGCCGCAACCCCGAGGAGATGGAGGTACGCCAGCTCGGCCGTACCAAGGACATGGTGTTCGACGTGCCGTCGCTGGTCTCGTACGTGTCCCACGTCATGACGCTGCTGCCCGGTGACGTGATCCTCACCGGGACGCCCGCCGGGGTGGGGCCGCTCGTCGCAGGTGACACCGTGTCGGTGAGCGTGCAGGGCATCGGGGAGCTGCGCAACCCGGTCGTCTCACTCGACTAG
- a CDS encoding 3-methyladenine DNA glycosylase, with amino-acid sequence MGISESHALTTVLPSMSWIPLARAHAERADEMTAGHRARRAAGEKHAIEDFLYDYYGTRPAQLRRWHPGVGTGLAPAPDGLPEQATWKFYSTRPDGVVTLDVEAYMQARGESVRYIHGLLTATASRPAFSGCFGLHEWAMVYRQPEHRHSLPLRLGQAETDRVVEEHPIRCTHFDAFRFFTPEAVGLNRLQPTRATQVDFDQPGCLHAAMDCHKWASKLGPAVPGALALDCFALAGDIRLLDMQASPYDLSSYGQPPVKIETPEGKAEYVTRQREFARRAAALRARLIRVCDELLGPALAAENREAVAPHNL; translated from the coding sequence ATGGGGATCAGCGAGAGTCACGCGCTGACTACCGTGCTGCCCAGCATGAGCTGGATCCCCCTCGCCCGGGCACACGCCGAGCGCGCCGACGAGATGACGGCCGGCCACCGGGCCCGCCGGGCCGCCGGCGAGAAGCACGCCATAGAGGATTTCCTCTACGACTACTACGGCACCCGCCCGGCCCAGCTCCGCCGCTGGCACCCCGGCGTCGGCACCGGCCTCGCCCCGGCACCCGACGGCCTCCCCGAGCAGGCGACCTGGAAGTTCTACTCCACCCGCCCCGACGGCGTGGTGACCCTGGACGTCGAGGCGTACATGCAGGCCCGAGGCGAAAGCGTCCGCTACATCCACGGCCTGCTCACCGCGACGGCGTCCCGCCCCGCGTTCTCCGGTTGTTTCGGTCTGCACGAATGGGCGATGGTCTACCGCCAGCCGGAGCACCGCCACTCCCTGCCGCTGCGTCTCGGCCAGGCCGAGACCGACCGGGTGGTCGAAGAACACCCGATCCGCTGCACCCACTTCGACGCCTTCCGCTTCTTCACCCCCGAGGCGGTCGGGCTCAACCGCCTCCAGCCGACCCGCGCCACCCAGGTCGACTTCGACCAGCCGGGCTGCCTGCACGCCGCGATGGACTGCCACAAGTGGGCAAGCAAGCTCGGCCCGGCCGTCCCCGGCGCACTCGCCCTCGACTGCTTCGCCCTGGCCGGCGACATCCGCCTACTCGACATGCAGGCCAGCCCGTACGACCTCAGCTCCTACGGTCAGCCCCCGGTGAAGATCGAAACCCCGGAGGGCAAGGCCGAATACGTCACCCGCCAACGCGAGTTCGCCCGCCGCGCCGCGGCGCTCCGCGCCCGCCTCATCCGCGTCTGCGACGAACTCCTCGGCCCGGCCCTCGCCGCCGAAAACCGCGAGGCCGTAGCACCCCACAACCTCTGA
- the leuC gene encoding 3-isopropylmalate dehydratase large subunit → MVGVTPKPRTLAEKVWDDHVVRSAEGEPDLLYIDLHLLHEVTSPQAFDGLRLAGRRVRRTDLTLATEDHNTPTGYADPAFNTRRGDLLTIADTTSRIQIETLRKNCAEFGVQIRSLGHEQQGIVHVIGPQLGLTQPGTTIVCGDSHTATHGAFGALAFGIGTSEVEHVLATQTLPQSKPRTMAVTVVGDLRPGVTAKDLILALIAQVGTGGGNGHIVEYRGEAIRKLSMEGRMTICNMSIEWGAKAGMIAPDETTFAYLKGREHAPTGADWDAAVAYWRSLGTDEGAEFDTEVILDASALSPFVTWGTNPGQGAALDGAVPDPEEFVEEVERNAARRALEYMGLEAGTPLKEVPVDVVFVGSCTNGRLEDLRAAADVIRGRKVHDGVRMMIVPGSYQVREAAEQEGLDKIFLDAGAEWRFAGCSMCLGMNPDTLSPGQRAASTSNRNFEGRQGRGGRTHLVSPEVAAATAVVGRLAAPADL, encoded by the coding sequence ATGGTGGGAGTCACTCCGAAGCCGAGGACCTTGGCAGAGAAGGTCTGGGACGACCACGTCGTCCGGTCTGCCGAGGGTGAGCCTGATCTGCTCTACATCGACCTTCACCTGCTGCACGAGGTGACCAGCCCGCAGGCCTTCGACGGCCTGCGCCTGGCCGGGCGCCGGGTCCGGCGCACCGATCTCACGCTCGCGACCGAGGACCACAACACCCCGACGGGGTACGCGGACCCGGCGTTCAACACCCGCCGCGGCGACCTGCTGACCATCGCCGACACGACCTCGCGGATCCAGATCGAGACGTTGCGCAAGAACTGCGCCGAGTTCGGTGTGCAGATCCGCTCGCTCGGCCACGAGCAGCAGGGCATCGTCCACGTGATCGGCCCGCAGCTCGGCCTCACCCAGCCGGGCACCACCATCGTCTGCGGCGACTCCCACACCGCGACCCACGGCGCGTTCGGGGCGCTGGCCTTCGGCATCGGCACCAGCGAGGTCGAGCACGTGCTCGCGACGCAGACGCTGCCGCAGTCGAAGCCGAGGACGATGGCGGTCACCGTCGTCGGCGACCTGCGTCCCGGCGTCACCGCCAAGGACCTCATCCTCGCGCTCATCGCCCAGGTCGGCACCGGCGGCGGCAACGGCCACATCGTCGAGTACCGCGGCGAGGCCATCCGCAAGCTCTCCATGGAGGGCCGGATGACCATCTGCAACATGTCCATCGAGTGGGGCGCCAAGGCCGGCATGATCGCTCCGGACGAGACCACCTTCGCCTACCTGAAGGGTCGTGAGCACGCGCCCACGGGTGCCGACTGGGACGCGGCGGTCGCCTACTGGCGCTCGCTCGGTACGGACGAGGGCGCCGAGTTCGACACCGAGGTGATCCTGGACGCCTCCGCCCTCAGCCCGTTCGTCACCTGGGGCACCAACCCGGGGCAGGGCGCCGCGCTCGACGGTGCCGTGCCGGATCCGGAGGAGTTCGTCGAGGAGGTCGAACGCAACGCCGCGCGCCGTGCGCTGGAATACATGGGTCTGGAGGCCGGGACGCCGCTCAAGGAGGTGCCGGTCGACGTGGTGTTCGTGGGCTCCTGCACCAACGGCCGCCTCGAGGACCTGCGCGCCGCCGCCGACGTGATCCGTGGCCGCAAGGTGCACGACGGCGTACGGATGATGATCGTGCCGGGGTCGTATCAGGTGCGCGAGGCCGCGGAACAGGAAGGCCTGGACAAGATATTCCTGGACGCCGGCGCCGAGTGGCGTTTCGCCGGCTGTTCCATGTGTCTGGGCATGAACCCGGACACGCTCAGCCCCGGGCAGCGTGCCGCTTCCACGTCCAACCGCAACTTCGAGGGCCGGCAGGGCCGCGGTGGGCGTACCCATCTCGTCTCGCCGGAGGTCGCCGCCGCCACCGCCGTGGTGGGCCGCCTCGCCGCCCCCGCCGACCTCTGA